TCTCGTGCTTGGTCGCGGTCTGGCTGATCGGTCACGGCAAAACTCCTCCCTCGCCGACGTTGCGGCGACACTAACCGAAGCCGAGGCGGGTTTCGACACATCGAATTTGATTTGCGGCATTGCCGGCGCCGATAGCAAAGCGCCGGTCCGTCATTGTAATGTCAACAATCGGGACCTACGTCTGCAACGTCCAAAACCTGCCCGTCCACGTTGGCGCGGGCCCTTTTCTGGAGGCACCATGTTCGACCCCAAGAAGCTTCTCGACGATCTGCTCGGCTCGCAAGTTCCCGGCACAACCGGCACCGTTCGCGACAAGGCCGGGCAGGCTGTGCAGATGGCCAAGGACAATCCGCTGGCCGCCGGTGCGCTGGCCGCGGTGCTGCTTGGAACCGGCACGGGACGGCAGGTCACCGGCACGGCCGTGAAGCTCGGCGGACTGGCTGCGATCGGCGGTCTCGCCTACAAGGCCTACCAGAATTACAAGGCCGGCAATGCACCCGAGCAGGCGCCGGCGGCCGGCCAGCCGGAATTGCTGCCGCCGCCCGCCGACACCGGCTTTCATCCTTCACAGGCGCCACAGGGGGAGGACGAGTTCACGCTGACCCTGGTGCGGGCGATGATCTCGGCGGCCAAGGCCGATGGCCATGTCGATGACGCGGAACGCCAAAAGATCGCCGGCAAGCTCAGTCTGGCCGGCATCGGCACGGAAGCGGAAAAGTTTCTGATGGCCGAGCTGGACAGCCCGCTCGACCTCGATACGCTGGTCGCAGGCGCCAAGACCGATGAGCAGAGGCTCGAGCTCTACACGGCGTCCCGACTGACGATCGACCCCGATACGCGCGCCGAACGCGGCTATCTCGACCTGCTCGCCGGCCGGCTCGGCCTGCCGGATGCGCTCGTCGATCATGTCGAGGCGACGGTGTCGGCGGCCAAGGTGCCGGTTCCGTCAGGCACGGCGCCGAACCCGCGCTGGTAGACAACGCAGCCGCGCGCCTGGGGCAGGGGCGCCGAGGCCGGAAAAAATGCGTTAACGTCTCGTTTACCGAGGAAGCGCATGATTTTAGTCAGTCGGATCGGCTTTTCCTCCTCCCAAGCCCGGTTCAGATCAGGGGGCGGTCGCCAATGACCGCCCTTTTTGTCGGACCGATCACATAAAGCGCGTGGCGCTTCATGTTTTTGTCCTGATGCATGTCGTTCTCTCAGAACCGGGGCCACTTTTGAGCGACATACATTAGTGTCCGGCTTGCCATGATCGCCCTCATTTGCGATGGGTCGGTGCATTCGGATGCACCCCGATCTGTGCCGGGGATGCGCGGCGCGCAGGAGCAAAATCATGACAGTCCTCACAGAGAAAACCGCCATTGTTACCGGCGCCGGCACCGGCATCGGCAAGAGCGTCGCCACGGCGCTGCTCAAGGCGGGCTGGAACACGGTGTTTTGCGGCCGCCGCAAAGCGGTGCTCGATGCCGCCATTACCGAGGCCGGGAAAACGGACGCCAAGGCGCTGGCGGTTGCCTGCGACATCAGCAAGGCCGGCGAAGTCGATGACCTGTTCGAGACGGTGGCCGCAGCCTTCGGCCGCGTCGACCTGCTCTTCAACAATGCCGGCATGAGCTACAAGTCGACGCCGATCGACGAGATCCCGGTCGAGGTCTGGAACGATATTGTCGGCGTCAATCTCACCGGATCGTTCCTATGCGCCCGCGCCGCCTTCGGCGTCATGCGCAAGCAAAAGCCAATGGGCGGCCGCATCATCAACAATGGCTCTGTGTCGGCCTATGCGCCACGGCCGGGCTCGGTGCCCTACACCGCGACCAAGCACGCCATATCGGGGCTGACCAAGACGCTGGCGCTCGACGGCCGGCCCTATGACATCGCCTGCGGCCAGATCGACATAGGCAACGCGCTGACCGATATGGCGCACGCAATGACGGTCGGCGTGCCGCAGGCCAATGGCACCATCGCCGCCGAAGCGGTGATGGACGTCCAGCGCGTCGCCGACGCCGTCGTCCACATGGCCAGCCTGCCGCTCGATGCCAATGTGCTGTTCATGACGGTGATGGCGACCAAGATGCCGTTCGTGGGGCGTGGGTGAAGAGCCGAAGGCCTACCTCTTCAAAAACGACTCGATCCGCTCCAGCGCGCGCAAGATGTTCTCTTCGGAATTGGCGTAGGAGAGCCTGATGTAGCCTTCGCCGAGAATGCCGAAATCGGGGCCGCCGATCAGCGCCACGCCGGCCTCCTCGAGCAGTGCCGAGGCGAGCTTCTTGGCCTTCCAGCCGGTCTTCGAAACATTCGGGAAGGCATAGAATGCGCCCTTGGGCGTGATGCAGGAGACGCCGGGCAGCGCGTTCAGCCCCTCGACCACGATCTTCCTGCGGTTGTCGAAGGCGCGCATCATCTTGTCGACATCGTCCTGGGGGCCGTCGATGGCGGAGATGCCGGCGAACTGGCTCGGCGCGTTGACGCAGGACCAGCAATTGACCGCCAGCTTGCGCACCTTGTCGTAGAGATGCGCGCCCTTGTCGCCATTCGGCCAGATCGACCAGCCCATGCGCCAGCCGGTCATCGCCCATGTCTTCGACCAGCCGTTGAGCACGATCAGCCGGTCGCGAATTTCCGGAAAATTGAGCAGCGAAAAATGCGTCTCGCCGTCATAGGTCATGACGTCGTAGATTTCGTCGGAGAGGATAGCGACCTGCGGATGCGCTTGCAGTCCCTTCACCAGCTTCTCGATCTCGGCGCGCGGCGTGACGCCGCCGGTCGGGTTGGCCGGTGAGTTGAGGATCAGGAGCCTCGTCTTCGACGTGATCAGCGCCAGCGTCTCTTCTGCCGAGAAGGCAAAGCCGTTCTCCTCGCGGATCGGCACCGGAATGGGCGCGGCGCCGGTGAACTCGATCATCGAGCGGTAGATCGGAAAGCCTGGGTCTGGATAGAGGATCTCGGCGCCGGGTTCGCCGAACATCAAGATGGCCGCGAACATGGTCGGCTTGCCGCCGGGCAGGATCATCACATTTTCCGGCGAGACCTCGACGCCGGTGGTGGCCAGCGTGCGCCGCACCACCGCTTCGCGCGTCGCCAGCAGGCCGTTGGCCGGGGTGTAGCCATGGTGACCGTCGCGCAGCGCCTTGATCGCTGCGTCGACAATGTGCTGCGGCGTTTTGAAGTCGGGCTGGCCGATGCCGAGATTGACGATGTCGCGGCCCTGTTGAGCCAGTGCAGTGGCGCGCGCCAGCACGGCAAAGGCGTTTTCCTCGCCGAGGCGGTCGAAGGCCGAAATCGTGTGGAGCATTTTTCCCGTCCGTGTGGTTCTTGCTGTTAGGTCGCGTTTTTGTGAGCGTCTGCTCACAAAAGTCAAACGGATTGGAGTTTTGCGTGTCGGAAAATCTCAAAGATTGGCAAGCGCGTCCGCGGCCCGAGCGCAAGCCCATTGACGGCCGCTATGTCCGGCTCGAACCGCTGAGCGCCGAAAAGCACGGCGATGGGTTGTACGAGGCGTCGTCCGTGCCCGACATCGATGGACGCTTTGCCTGGCTGCCCGACTACCCGCCGCAAACCCGCGCCGATTTCCAGCCATGGCTGGATAAGGTCGAGGCGAGCGAGGATCCGCTGTTCTTCACCGTCATCGACAAGGCCAGCGGCAAGGTCGCCGGGCGACAGACGCTGATGCGCATCGATCCCACCTATGGCGTCATCGAGATCGGCAACATCTATTGGGGGCCGCTGATCTCGCGCAAGCCGGCAGCGACCGAGGCGCAGTTCCTGTTCATGAAGTATATTTTCGACGGGCTCGGCTATCGCCGCTACGAGTGGAAATGCAACAACCGCAACGAGCCGTCAAAGCGCGCGGCGGAACGGTTCGGCTTCAAGTTCGAGGGCATTTTCCGCCAGCATCTTGTGGTCAAGGGTGAAAACCGCGATACCGCATGGTACTCGATCATCGACAAGGAATGGCCGGCGCTGCGCAAAGCCTATGAGGCATGGCTCGATCCCGCCAATTTCGATGGCGAAGGCCGGCAGAAGCGGCGGCTCGAGGATTTCCGCGCCGAGTTCGGCGCGTAACAGGAGTTTTTTCCGATGGCGCACAGCCATGATCATGGTTCGCATGCTGGGCATGGCGCCGGCCACGTGCATGGCTCGACCGACAAGAAGCGTGTGCTGATCGCAGCCTGCCTGACCGCCGGCTTCATGGTGGCCGAAGTGCTTGGCGGCCTTTTGACGGGATCACTGGCGCTGCTGGCCGACGCCGGCCACATGCTCGCCGATTCGATCGCGCTCGGCCTTGCCTGGTATGCCTTCCATCTTGGCGGACGGCCGGCGACCGTGCGCCTCACCTATGGCTTCGGCCGGGTCAAGACGCTGGTCGCCTACACCAACGGCATCGCCATCTTCGCCATTGCGCTGTGGATCGTCTACGAAGCCTGGGGCCGGCTGATGACGCCGGCGCCGGTGCTGGGCGGGCCGATGCTGGTGGTGGCGATCATAGGGCTCCTGGTCAACATCGCCTCGTTCTTCGTGCTGCATGGCGGCGACCGCGACAGTCTCAACATGCGCGGCGCCATCCTGCATGTGCTGGGCGACCTGCTCGGCTCGGCGGCGGCGATCGTGGCGGCGCTGGTCATTCTGGCGACCGGCTGGACGCCGATCGACCCGATTCTGTCGGTGCTGGTCTCCGTGCTGATCTTGTCCACCGCGTGGTCGCTGATGCGCGAAGCCGCTCATGTGCTTCTCGAAGGCGTGCCGGCAAGCCTCGACCGCGACCTCATCGCCAAGGACATTGCCGGCACCGTCAAAGGCGTGCGCGAAGTGCATCACATGCATGTCTGGTCGCTGGACGGGTCCAGCAACATGGCGACGCTGCACGCCTGCCTCAATGATGGCGTCGATGCGCACCAGGCGGTCAGCGCCATCAAGAAGCGGCTCGCCGCCGAACACGGCATCAGCCACGCCACCGTCGAGCCGGAATTCGGCCAGTGCGCTGACAGCTATGACGAGCACGATCATGACCACGACCATGGTGCGCCACCGCATCACGGCCATTACCACTGACAGGGAATTTCATGGCATTGGCATCCGAGTTGACGAGTTCCCGCTGTAACGGGACGGCATGATGGATCGCGACAACAGAAACGCGCTGATTGCCGCAGCCTGGATCATGCTGCTGTTCGGCATCGCGGCGTTCTATCTGCCGACGGTGATGCTGGCTGTCGGCAATATCTCGACCGTACTTGCCGGCATCGTCGGCATCGCCTTCGTGCTGGCATTCTTTCTGGTGTTCTGGTTGCGGGGTCGCAGCCAGAACAAGGGCAAATAAGAGGCTTTGAAATGCGCATCCTGATTACTG
This region of Mesorhizobium sp. C432A genomic DNA includes:
- a CDS encoding GNAT family protein, yielding MSENLKDWQARPRPERKPIDGRYVRLEPLSAEKHGDGLYEASSVPDIDGRFAWLPDYPPQTRADFQPWLDKVEASEDPLFFTVIDKASGKVAGRQTLMRIDPTYGVIEIGNIYWGPLISRKPAATEAQFLFMKYIFDGLGYRRYEWKCNNRNEPSKRAAERFGFKFEGIFRQHLVVKGENRDTAWYSIIDKEWPALRKAYEAWLDPANFDGEGRQKRRLEDFRAEFGA
- a CDS encoding cation diffusion facilitator family transporter, which encodes MAHSHDHGSHAGHGAGHVHGSTDKKRVLIAACLTAGFMVAEVLGGLLTGSLALLADAGHMLADSIALGLAWYAFHLGGRPATVRLTYGFGRVKTLVAYTNGIAIFAIALWIVYEAWGRLMTPAPVLGGPMLVVAIIGLLVNIASFFVLHGGDRDSLNMRGAILHVLGDLLGSAAAIVAALVILATGWTPIDPILSVLVSVLILSTAWSLMREAAHVLLEGVPASLDRDLIAKDIAGTVKGVREVHHMHVWSLDGSSNMATLHACLNDGVDAHQAVSAIKKRLAAEHGISHATVEPEFGQCADSYDEHDHDHDHGAPPHHGHYH
- a CDS encoding SDR family oxidoreductase — translated: MTVLTEKTAIVTGAGTGIGKSVATALLKAGWNTVFCGRRKAVLDAAITEAGKTDAKALAVACDISKAGEVDDLFETVAAAFGRVDLLFNNAGMSYKSTPIDEIPVEVWNDIVGVNLTGSFLCARAAFGVMRKQKPMGGRIINNGSVSAYAPRPGSVPYTATKHAISGLTKTLALDGRPYDIACGQIDIGNALTDMAHAMTVGVPQANGTIAAEAVMDVQRVADAVVHMASLPLDANVLFMTVMATKMPFVGRG
- a CDS encoding tellurite resistance TerB family protein; protein product: MFDPKKLLDDLLGSQVPGTTGTVRDKAGQAVQMAKDNPLAAGALAAVLLGTGTGRQVTGTAVKLGGLAAIGGLAYKAYQNYKAGNAPEQAPAAGQPELLPPPADTGFHPSQAPQGEDEFTLTLVRAMISAAKADGHVDDAERQKIAGKLSLAGIGTEAEKFLMAELDSPLDLDTLVAGAKTDEQRLELYTASRLTIDPDTRAERGYLDLLAGRLGLPDALVDHVEATVSAAKVPVPSGTAPNPRW
- a CDS encoding pyridoxal phosphate-dependent aminotransferase, producing the protein MLHTISAFDRLGEENAFAVLARATALAQQGRDIVNLGIGQPDFKTPQHIVDAAIKALRDGHHGYTPANGLLATREAVVRRTLATTGVEVSPENVMILPGGKPTMFAAILMFGEPGAEILYPDPGFPIYRSMIEFTGAAPIPVPIREENGFAFSAEETLALITSKTRLLILNSPANPTGGVTPRAEIEKLVKGLQAHPQVAILSDEIYDVMTYDGETHFSLLNFPEIRDRLIVLNGWSKTWAMTGWRMGWSIWPNGDKGAHLYDKVRKLAVNCWSCVNAPSQFAGISAIDGPQDDVDKMMRAFDNRRKIVVEGLNALPGVSCITPKGAFYAFPNVSKTGWKAKKLASALLEEAGVALIGGPDFGILGEGYIRLSYANSEENILRALERIESFLKR